Part of the Acyrthosiphon pisum isolate AL4f unplaced genomic scaffold, pea_aphid_22Mar2018_4r6ur Scaffold_21849;HRSCAF=25055, whole genome shotgun sequence genome, gaaacaatataataggaaccttctattaaattttcaaactttttaaccaacaaataaaattttattgatattcatagaaaaaaaaactaataatattggaaactgaaaatgttcctaaatagttcaaaataaatcaaaatattttgaaaattttatcatttatagaaaatgaaaatataaacaaccagtgaaaaattCACGTAtgtacggtaatttgttttaatggtACACCATATACCaatatcaattttctcgaaaacagattttgcgtaaaaattcccgtttttccttaatttttattttgtttttcacggcgcttttgaaaattacctgaaaaattttacttttgaccccccaaagtaccaactagattcacttttctaacagaaaagaaactgttgaagaaaatctcaagcacttttactgtcttaaaaggtgatgacagacacaaaaaaaaaattttaaaaaattaaaaaaaaaaacacatcattgtaaaattaatacatttatctttccactcagaatctaaaatgtaaataatataattgtgtgttttttttattggtcttaaactcggcaaattgtgtttattaagaaatgaaatgtatgtatatactcagaaaaaggacagaaaaacagtagttaaataaattattttggacccccccccttgaatatatcctggttgcgccactgtaTGTATGTAAACTGTTTTGTGCTATATAtgcatagtttaatatattataaaatttaaaaacttatataaatactgttttattttacgaCTGTTAcgtaaaaatcttataaaacattattatttattatatactaaaatattattactttttgagATGTTGATAATggttaatgtaaaattataaattacacttaAGTAAACGTGGTCTgtgaagaaaattattattgaattaaccaATAGTGTTACACAGTTTATTATCCATTgctaattattcaaataatgaatTGTTATATGTAAGATCGTTTATTTAAGTTCTATATGTTGtaagaaattaaattgattaaaaagtaGTTTGACTTTGGCAACTANNNNNNNNNNNNNNNNNNNNNNNNNNNNNNNNNNNNNNNNNNNNNNNNNNTAACTTGCACAACTTCAAAAGTATGTATGATAGATAAGTTTTGATTTCACCAATATATTCAGCAttaaaaaccacacattttaaaaaaaaaaatttaaatattctattctaagtatttatttaaaaaaaaaaatgcgcacaacaaaaaaattcagtttttgaagtttttcatcGATAACATCAAAACGAAGTTTGtccgggattttttttttacattcttataaagaacaataaaacacacattttgaaaaaaaaaaattaaaaaaatcgataagtTGCTCAACTAGAATTATACCCCTGTTAAAtatgtcataaaaataaatataccaaaagGTCTGATCGTTAAAATAGTATGAACGAAATAAGTGATAATGGAGTAaaccaaacaaataacaaacgCACTGTACGACAGTCAAActgtaacttaaattattttaccatgtttaaaataaaagatatagTACGTTATTTCGTCAAGcgtactttatttaatttgttctgTAGATGTACACAAAATTTTTGGTGGCAGCGGTGGGAAGACCATTTGATTCCAGTTACTATCGGTACGcgaaatattaagaataacacGTAAAGCTATATTTCttgtagtataaattaaaccGAATCCGTAAAACAATTAGTGTCCAGAAAACCGAGGTGTCAAGTGAATCCGAAGCAGTAAGAAGAATCAAGAAAATCCGAAGTGTCCAGAAAATCCAAAACATCGAGGTATACAAAAACTCCAGTGTACAAGACGACAAGGAATGGGAACACGCAGTACCGCCATACTCGTTGAGCTGCAGCTGGAACGAATAGTTAGAagcgcacgcacgcacacgaaCGCGAAAATTAAAAACGAGCATCACCGCTGCCGTGTCCGTTGTTTCTAGTACCGATGAAACCGAAGGGCAATTTTAACGAGCACATACACACGTAAACGATAAATTCTCTACTTCCAAGCAGAATTAGATCGAGATCATTTAACCTGCTACATTGAACAGACTATTAGCAATAAATCGAAGCTACTCTTAGACTCTGGGAGTgagcttaatataataaacatttattctcTCGTGGATCAGACAATCGTATATTAAGACGTCATATATCATCTGAAGGGCATTGATTACCAGATAGTAGATCCCTCTTGAAGATAACGCAGACCTCAACAACACCTTACCACCCGCAGAGTAACGGGGCTTATAACGCAGTCACAGAAATCTTGGAGAGTATTTGAGGAATTATTCTAGTAAAAACCCTCAAAATAGGGACGTCTACGTTCCCTACGCAATGTATTGTAACAATTCATCCATACATTCAGCTACTGGGTTCCAGCCGCATGAAGTGGTATATGGTCATCCGTTGGTAGTACCCACATTGTTTTcgttttatcaaaacaatatatCATTAAGATTTCGTACCTGAAAATCTAAGTTCAATCTTACCATTATCCCTTAAGAAAATAACAGATCATCATGAACCTCAGAAAATCAGTAATCATACGCTTTTTATAAATCTAACAAATTAGCTCAAGAGTCTCAAGAGTTAAACGAACTCAATGAATTGTACAAGGATACCacagaaaacatttttgtaaaaccgGAACATCATTTGATATTGCTATATATAATTGTCAttacattagttattataagtttGTACTAAGTTATAGCAGAACCTTATAATGTACAAGAAATTGCAACCTAACCCTTGGGAACGAGCACGGCGACAGCATACGAAATTCCGCTGGGTGGACAGTTTTGGTAGCCACATCGGGCCTGTCGTTCGCGCTCGTCCCGAAGGGAAGTCAGCTATATTTCAGCAGAATATCTGTCCGAACCTccgaataaattgttttacattgtttaaaataaaaatataatacctagttgGTTATTTCGTCAAACGtgctttatttaatttttttcgtgtaGACGTACGCAACAATAGAAAGAAACgaaatcacaaaaaatatttatttatatttttttatgacttgTGCTgtgcattgtattaaaatttttataataacgcaCCTCGTTTGATTGCTTTCCTTGTCTACGTAGCTACTTCTATAGTAACCTACTAAATCGTCGGTGAGGTTTCCGGTAAATGGTATAGTCAGCAAGTATTCGTCACAGGGCTTAAAGTTTACGGTTGACTTGACGTGCATAAGTTCTTTATCTGGATCAAAAGACACACTGCTCACTGGGATGACATTTTCACCACAGTTGGCTACAACCACACTTTTGGTATCAATGTTCAAACTGGTTGAATGCAACACTATGGTATCGGTAGCTCCTACGCATatcatctaaatatattaattatatatttatgtgacgTTATTATAAGATTTCATANNNNNNNNNNNNNNNNNNNNNNNNNNNNNNNNNNNNNNNNNNNNNNNNNNTCCGGTCGATTTGtcattattttggtatattgcatctgtttcaattaatatttttgcataattttgGTAATCTTCAGTTGTATAAAATTCTGGTTTTGTAACATCTGAATGAGTTAACAATCTCCACATACCTGGagttaatatatgtttttttccatttaaaattatttcatcaaagTCAAACATTATTGGACATTTTCCAATCATGTGTCcaacattttctttaaaatgtattccaaatgtattatttggATCTAaagttggtaaatatttttgagcatgtgtcttattataacataagtattttgaaaaaatattttgggaaatattttaattattattgcattcagagtttgtgaaaaatgtattaattattattacgtttcaatttgtaaaaaaatattttaattattattgcaattagattttttaattattgatgacataagttttgagaaaaatattttatttattattgcatttcaattttctgatcTTTTTGCACATTGGGTTTTTTTCTGatcttttattgttataaaaggcACTGTCCCACGATTGACACATATATACTACTAACACGTAAAGCTATATTTCttgtagtataaattaaaccGAATCCGTAAAACAATTAGTGTCCAGAAAACCGAGGTGTCAAGTGAATCCGAAGCAGTAAGAAGAATCAAGAAAATCCGAAGTGTCCAGAAAATCCAAAACATCGAGGTATACAAAAACTCCAGTGTACAAGATGACAAGGAATGGGAACACGCAGTACCGCCATACTCGTTGCGCTGCTGGAACGAATAGTTAGAtgcgcacgcacgcacacgtaCGCGAATCTTAAAAACGAGCATCACCGCCGCCGCGTCCGTTGTTTCTAGTACCGATGAAACCGAAGGTCAACTTTAACGAGCACATACACACGTAAACGACAAATTCTCTACTTCCAAGCAGAATTAGATCNNNNNNNNNNNNNNNNNNNNNNNNNNNNNNNNNNNNNNNNNNNNNNNNNNNNNNNNNNNNNNNNNNNNNNNNNNNNNNNNNNNNNNNNNNNNNNNNNNNNNNNNNNNNNNNNNNNNNNNNNNNNNNNNNNNNNNNNNNNNNNNNNNNNNNNNNNNNNNNNNNNNNNNNNNNNNNNNNNNNNNNNNNNNNNNNNNNNNNNNNNNNNNNNNNNNNNNNNNNNNNNNNNNNNNNNNNNNNNNNNNNNNNNNNNNNNNNNNNNNNNNNNNNNNNNNNNNNNNNNNNNNNNNNNNNNNNNNNNNNNNNNNNNNNNNNNNNNNNNNNNNNNNNNNNNNNNNNNNNNNNNNNNNNNNNNNNNNNNNNNNNNNNNNNNNNNNNNNNNNNNNNNNNNNNNNNNNNNNNNNNNNNNNNNNNNNNNNNNNNNNNNNNNNNNNNNNNNNNNNNNNNNNNNNNNNNNNNNNNNNNNNNNNNNNNNNNNNNNNNNNNNNNNNNNNNNNNNNNNNNNNNNNNNNNNNNNNNNNNNNNNNNNNNNNNNNNNNNNNNNNNNNNNNNNNNNNNNNNNNNNNNNNNNNNNNNNNNNNNNNNNNNNNNNNNNNNNNNNNNNNNNNNNNNNNNNNNNNNNNNNNNNNNNNNNNNNNNNNNNNNNNNNNNNNNNNNNNNNNNNNNNNNNNNNNNNNNNNNNNNNNNNNNNNNNNNNNNNNNNNNNNNNNNNNNNNNNNNNNNNNNNNNNNNNNNNNNNNNNNNNNNNNNNNNNNNNNNNNNNNNNNNNNNNNNNNNNNNNNNNNNNNNNNNNNNNNNNNNNNNNNNNNNNNNNNNNNNNNNNNNNNNNNNNNNNNNNNNNNNNNNNNNNNNNNNNNNNNNNNNNNNNNNNNNNNNNNNNNNNNNNNNNNNNNNNNNNNNNNNNNNNNNNNNNNNNNNNNNNNNNNNNNNNNNNNNNNNNNNNNNNNNNNNNNNNNNNNNNNNNNNNNNNNNNNNNNNNNNNNNNNNNNNNNNNNNNNNNNNNNNNNNNNNNNNNNNNNNNNNNNNNNNNNNNNNNNNNNNNNNNNNNNNNNNNNNNNNNNNNNNNNNNNNNNNNNNNNNNNNNNNNNNNNNNNNNNNNNNNNNNNNNNNNNNNNNNNNNNNNNNNNNNNNNNNNNNNNNNNNNNNNNNNNNNNNNNNNNNNNNNNNNNNNNNNNNNNNNNNNNNNNNNNNNNNNNNNNNNNNNNNNNNNNNNNNNNNNNNNNNNNNNNNNNNNNNNNNNNNNNNNNNNNNNNNNNNNNNNNNNNNNNNNNNNNNNNNNNNNNNNNNNNNNNNNNNNNNNNNNNNNNNNNNNNNNNNNNNNNNNNNNNNNNNNNNNNNNNNNNNNNNNNNNNNNNNNNNNNNNNNNNNNNNNNNNNNNNNNNNNNNNNNNNNNNNNNNNNNNNNNNNNNNNNNNNNNNNNNNNNNNNNNNNNNNNNNNNNNNNNNNNNNNNNNNNNNNNNNNNNNNNNNNNNNNNNNNNNNNNNNNNNNNNNNNNNNNNNNNNNNNNNNNNNNNNNNNNNNNNNNNNNNNNNNNNNNNNNNNCAACTGGTTGAATGCAACACTATGGTATCGGTAGCTCCTACGCATgtcatctaaatatattaattatatattatgtgacgttattatacaatttcataaatttcaaGACGTTTTGccttttgaaaatataacataattattagttagtgtgaataatataatatactcg contains:
- the LOC115034978 gene encoding aminopeptidase N-like, whose product is MKFLGIKMIFIIALSLMRSVVNSEETSDFKIPTNFKPVSYELNVTTHLEDKFIFEGVVCIRMICVGATDTIVLHSTSLNIDTKSVVVANCGENVIPVSSVSFDPDKELMHVKSTVNFKPCDEYLLTIPFTGNLTDDLVGYYRSSYVDKESNQTRCVIIKILIQCTAQVIKKYK